Proteins encoded together in one Candidatus Methylomirabilota bacterium window:
- a CDS encoding site-specific DNA-methyltransferase — MAKKTPRDPGKTKNRQEAQAYDHEEKLLLRPDVGLQSQFKQKKAPKTYRYDPSLDPALSWDGNADRERAEALIARIEQATDLTEARLAAAELRRMSQPFLNWTGKAERHELTVPTLPLFVHERLSTQAILQSVKSHKRDRQQTLALFADEELDVTDRLLRAYEYQIDWVNRLILGDSLVVMNSLLQYEGLGGQVQMIFMDPPYGVKFGSNFQPFIRRRDVKHGDDGDLTREPETVQAYRDTWELGLHSYLTYLRDRLLLARELLNEKGSVFVQISDENVHHVRELMDEVFGPENFCAMITFVKTSTQTLELLPWVSDSLLWFARDKRSIKYRQIYQPKDSGGDGASGYDWVESPDRKVQRRLTFEEKEDPRLLPKGWRIFTASDLTSSHYNPSEPFEYNGQTFTPGNRYWSTNKEGLTRLAKAKRLIVAGNTLRYKRYMDDFPVYPLSDLWKDTGIAGFTSDRKLYVVQTNSKVVDRCLLMTTDPGDLVLDPTCGSGTTAYVAEQWGRRWITIDTSRVPLALARQRLLTATFPYFELRDPSRGPSGGFVYTRKQNQKREEVGGIVPHITLKSIAQNEPPQEEVLVDRPEVESGVIRVSGPFVVEATIPTAIEVEPSERVKDREDTYEIDPISRMIEVLRRSPTLRLAGNQTVTLKNIRRPAKAMDLHAEAEVAIPTLEDLAEEAATQKSLDMKRGKPVAFIFGPEHGPVTEQMVFAAAKEANLKSYTHLFVVGFAIQPGASKLIQNCEQVVGLPATYVQATMDLVMSDLLKTTRASQIFSVTGAPDLRLIRLKRKNGNGPLYRIELLGLDVFDPITMDNDHRKGDDVPAWFLDTDYDDLVFRVSQAFFPRTSAWDNLKRALKGTYEDSVWEHLAGTVSEPFSAGERKKIAIKVIDDRGNELMVVKPLDDAEPER, encoded by the coding sequence ATGGCAAAGAAGACACCGCGAGATCCAGGTAAAACAAAGAACAGACAGGAGGCGCAAGCCTATGACCACGAGGAAAAACTCCTCCTGCGGCCCGATGTCGGGTTGCAATCGCAGTTCAAGCAGAAGAAGGCCCCGAAGACCTACCGCTACGATCCCAGCCTCGACCCGGCCCTGTCGTGGGACGGGAACGCCGACCGCGAGCGCGCCGAAGCTCTGATTGCGAGAATCGAGCAGGCTACTGATCTCACTGAAGCGAGGCTTGCAGCCGCCGAACTTCGGCGGATGTCACAGCCGTTTCTTAACTGGACCGGGAAGGCGGAACGGCATGAGCTGACGGTTCCGACCCTCCCCCTCTTCGTCCATGAGCGCCTCTCGACGCAAGCGATCCTGCAATCCGTCAAATCCCATAAGCGCGACAGGCAGCAGACACTCGCCCTCTTCGCCGATGAAGAGCTGGATGTCACCGACCGGCTGCTCAGGGCCTATGAGTACCAGATCGACTGGGTCAACCGCCTGATCCTGGGCGACAGCCTGGTGGTCATGAACAGCCTGCTCCAATATGAGGGACTGGGCGGTCAGGTCCAGATGATTTTTATGGACCCGCCGTACGGGGTCAAGTTCGGCTCCAATTTCCAGCCTTTCATCCGACGGCGCGACGTGAAGCACGGCGACGACGGCGATCTGACCCGCGAGCCCGAGACGGTCCAGGCCTACCGCGACACCTGGGAGCTGGGGTTACACTCGTACCTCACGTATCTCCGCGATCGGTTGCTTCTGGCAAGGGAGCTACTGAACGAGAAGGGCAGCGTCTTCGTCCAGATCAGCGATGAGAATGTGCATCACGTGCGCGAGTTGATGGATGAGGTGTTTGGGCCGGAAAACTTCTGTGCAATGATTACCTTTGTGAAGACAAGCACCCAAACGCTAGAACTGCTACCGTGGGTAAGTGACTCGCTGCTTTGGTTTGCCAGGGACAAGCGCAGCATCAAGTATCGGCAAATCTATCAGCCGAAAGATTCCGGTGGCGACGGGGCCAGTGGCTACGACTGGGTGGAATCACCCGACCGGAAAGTGCAAAGGCGACTTACCTTCGAGGAGAAAGAAGACCCTCGTCTCCTACCAAAAGGCTGGCGCATTTTCACCGCAAGTGACCTTACCTCTTCACATTACAATCCTTCAGAGCCATTCGAGTACAACGGACAGACTTTTACACCCGGCAACCGCTATTGGTCAACGAATAAGGAGGGCTTAACACGGCTAGCGAAAGCCAAACGACTAATCGTTGCAGGGAACACTCTCCGATACAAACGGTACATGGACGATTTCCCAGTCTATCCTCTGTCGGATCTCTGGAAAGACACCGGTATCGCTGGCTTTACAAGCGACCGAAAGCTCTACGTTGTTCAAACTAACTCCAAAGTCGTTGATCGTTGCCTCCTCATGACCACCGACCCGGGCGATCTGGTACTGGACCCGACGTGCGGGAGCGGGACGACAGCCTATGTGGCGGAGCAATGGGGGCGGCGATGGATCACGATTGACACAAGCCGGGTCCCGCTGGCCTTGGCCCGGCAACGGCTCCTGACTGCGACCTTCCCGTACTTTGAGCTTCGCGATCCGTCCCGTGGTCCATCCGGCGGCTTCGTCTACACGCGCAAGCAGAACCAGAAGAGGGAAGAGGTCGGCGGGATCGTCCCGCATATCACTCTAAAATCGATCGCGCAGAACGAACCGCCCCAGGAGGAAGTCCTCGTGGACCGGCCGGAGGTCGAGTCCGGAGTTATTCGGGTCTCCGGACCGTTTGTGGTCGAAGCGACCATCCCCACGGCCATCGAGGTAGAGCCATCAGAGAGGGTCAAGGACCGTGAGGACACCTACGAGATCGACCCGATCAGCCGGATGATTGAAGTCCTGAGGCGCTCCCCCACACTGCGGCTCGCAGGCAATCAGACGGTGACCCTCAAGAACATCCGTCGCCCGGCGAAAGCAATGGACCTGCACGCCGAGGCGGAGGTTGCAATACCGACCCTGGAGGACTTGGCCGAGGAGGCAGCCACGCAGAAGTCGCTCGACATGAAGCGGGGCAAGCCGGTGGCATTCATCTTCGGTCCGGAGCATGGACCGGTGACCGAGCAGATGGTGTTCGCCGCAGCCAAGGAGGCCAACCTCAAGAGCTATACGCACCTTTTCGTGGTTGGCTTTGCCATCCAGCCGGGCGCCAGCAAGTTGATTCAGAACTGCGAGCAGGTGGTGGGCCTGCCTGCCACCTACGTTCAGGCCACCATGGACCTTGTAATGTCGGATCTTCTCAAGACCACACGCGCCAGTCAGATCTTCTCGGTGACGGGCGCCCCAGATCTCAGGCTCATTCGGCTCAAGCGGAAGAACGGCAACGGCCCGCTCTATCGCATCGAACTGCTGGGTCTCGATGTCTTCGATCCGATCACGATGGATAACGATCACCGGAAGGGAGATGATGTCCCGGCGTGGTTCCTGGACACCGATTACGATGACCTGGTCTTCCGCGTGAGCCAGGCCTTCTTTCCCAGAACCAGCGCCTGGGACAACCTCAAGCGTGCCCTCAAGGGGACCTATGAGGATTCGGTCTGGGAACATCTCGCCGGCACCGTCAGTGAACCGTTCTCCGCGGGCGAGCGCAAGAAGATCGCCATTAAGGTCATTGACGACCGAGGCAACGAATTGATGGTCGTCAAGCCGCTCGATGACGCCGAGCCCGAGCGGTGA